CTCAAAAGGACGCAAAAAAAATTTCCGCAGCAGGATTAAAAGAAAAGGTAATTCAAATCCTTGAGATTATCAAAACGAATCCTTTTCAAACACCCCCTCATTTTGAAAAGCTTTTAGGGGATTTGTCAGGAGTGTATTCAAGGCGAATAAATATTCATCATCGCCTGATTTATCAAGTTTTGGATGATCAGAAAATAGTAAAAATTATTCGTATGTGGACACATTACGAGTAGAGATTTTGCCAAC
The Candidatus Latescibacter sp. DNA segment above includes these coding regions:
- a CDS encoding Txe/YoeB family addiction module toxin is translated as MVEWKLVYTIQAQKDAKKISAAGLKEKVIQILEIIKTNPFQTPPHFEKLLGDLSGVYSRRINIHHRLIYQVLDDQKIVKIIRMWTHYE